In Serinicoccus marinus DSM 15273, the genomic stretch CACCCGACACGCAGCCCGACGCGCACCCCTTGCATCTAGTAGCGGGGTCGCCTACGATCACCATATCTAGTAGTTACAGGGGTGTGGTTCGTCCACATCTTGTTCACAACCGGACCGGCTGTTCCCACATCCCGTCCACAGACCGTCCCCAGATCCACCCACAGAGCGCCTGCTCCGGCAGGTGCTCGCGCCGCGCTGCCGCGACCGAGAAGGAGAGTGACATGCACTGCCCGTTCTGCCGTCACACCGACTCCAAGGTCGTCGACAGCCGCGTCCAGGAGGAGGGGACGGTCATCCGTCGCCGCCGCCAGTGCCCCGAGTGTGGGCGCCGCTTCGGCACGGTGGAGTCCGCCACGCTCTCGGTCATCAAGCGCTCCGGCGCGACCGAGCCGTTCAGCCGCGACAAGGTGATCTCGGGGGCCCGCAAGGCCTGCCAGGGTCGCCCGGTCACGGACGCCCAGCTCCAGCTGCTCGCGCAGCAGGTCGAGGAGTCGATCCGCTCGCTCGGGCAGGCGGAGGTCGACGCGCACGAGGTCGGCCTGGCCATCCTCGAGCCGCTCAAGGCGCTGGACGAGGTCGCCTACCTCCGCTTCGCCTCGGTCTACCAGGCCTTCGACAACCTCGACGACTTCGAGTCGGCGATCGTGCTGCTGCGCACCGAGCGCGACGCCGCCTCCGACACCGAACCCACCCCGACCACCTGAGCACGACAGGTATGTCGGTGCCCTCTGGTG encodes the following:
- the nrdR gene encoding transcriptional regulator NrdR, whose protein sequence is MHCPFCRHTDSKVVDSRVQEEGTVIRRRRQCPECGRRFGTVESATLSVIKRSGATEPFSRDKVISGARKACQGRPVTDAQLQLLAQQVEESIRSLGQAEVDAHEVGLAILEPLKALDEVAYLRFASVYQAFDNLDDFESAIVLLRTERDAASDTEPTPTT